From one Halothece sp. PCC 7418 genomic stretch:
- a CDS encoding DUF2207 domain-containing protein codes for MYFLSFLRTSLFRLFLFLLATVAIIFLINTNGLQPSQAQSDESSPAPDRILTYNSEILVNRDASLRVAEMITVKGTAPEIKSGINREFSLDIPFQSKPASFRVIDVLYNGKSVNFSMKTEGDKKHINIDHQVMKSPSDTDSYTIQYQTDHWIDFSDEDTDQLYWNVTGQGWSIPIDQVRAKVLLPDSIPEDQLSVKALVGKKDQSYEWKLDAGKNPTFVTTRPLQANEGFKIIVAFPKGYLEPTQSQSDQSLERRNSNFLEVLIYLAFLFLIVILMPLLFWYGRPSNFFD; via the coding sequence ATGTACTTTCTCTCTTTTCTGCGAACTTCCTTATTCCGACTATTCTTATTTTTATTAGCAACAGTTGCGATCATTTTTTTGATTAATACAAACGGATTACAGCCCAGCCAAGCTCAGTCTGATGAATCTTCTCCTGCCCCAGATCGGATCTTGACTTATAATAGTGAAATTCTGGTTAACCGAGATGCGAGTTTGCGTGTTGCAGAAATGATTACCGTTAAAGGAACTGCGCCTGAAATCAAATCAGGAATTAATCGAGAATTTTCCTTAGATATTCCCTTTCAATCTAAGCCAGCATCTTTCCGAGTAATTGATGTTTTATATAATGGCAAATCAGTTAATTTTTCGATGAAAACAGAAGGAGATAAAAAGCACATTAATATCGATCATCAGGTAATGAAAAGTCCTTCTGATACCGACAGTTATACAATTCAATATCAAACCGATCACTGGATTGATTTCTCCGATGAAGATACCGATCAATTGTATTGGAATGTAACGGGACAAGGATGGAGTATTCCCATTGATCAAGTACGGGCAAAAGTTTTGTTACCCGATTCAATTCCTGAAGATCAGTTAAGTGTCAAGGCTTTAGTTGGCAAAAAAGATCAAAGTTATGAGTGGAAGCTCGATGCTGGAAAAAATCCCACGTTTGTTACGACTCGTCCTTTGCAAGCCAACGAAGGATTCAAGATTATCGTTGCATTTCCAAAAGGTTATTTAGAACCGACTCAGTCTCAATCAGATCAATCTTTAGAAAGGAGAAACTCCAACTTTTTAGAAGTATTAATCTATCTCGCTTTCCTATTTCTTATAGTTATCCTAATGCCACTTTTATTTTGGTATGGTCGTCCCAGTAACTTTTTTGATTAA
- a CDS encoding PstS family phosphate ABC transporter substrate-binding protein, with translation MTQKNETLTLIASFLVTLGILCGGLWWLFQTRQNKSAQTETNDEPSSSSASLPDAPNTFNEVKNVPSGSFNYSGSRNWIPIRESIDPIIQQTYPNFRLRYQTPRGEGMSAGQGIERLLADQLAFTLSSRLPKPGEYDAAQAQGHSLKAIPVAIDGLAIVVNPNLEVSGLTIAQLQEIYTGELSNWQEVGGPDVAIIPYSSQNNQSRIFFSNQVLKGENWGSNVQFVDPKTSVLKTVTQTPGAVYYAVASEVVSQCVAKILPIGRQPNQFIPPYQPPEVSETACREQGQRNQLNVTAFQTKNYPLTQRWFVVVKLDGRIDQQAGETYGKLLLTEQGQDLIRSTGFVNIR, from the coding sequence ATGACACAAAAAAATGAAACCTTAACCTTAATCGCATCATTTCTCGTTACTCTTGGTATCCTCTGTGGTGGTTTGTGGTGGCTTTTCCAAACTCGTCAAAACAAAAGCGCTCAAACTGAAACCAATGACGAGCCTTCCTCTTCTTCTGCATCCTTACCAGATGCTCCAAACACTTTCAATGAGGTGAAAAATGTTCCTTCTGGTTCATTCAACTATAGTGGGAGTCGCAATTGGATACCGATTCGGGAAAGCATTGATCCGATTATTCAACAAACCTACCCAAACTTTCGTTTACGCTACCAAACTCCTCGTGGAGAAGGAATGAGTGCGGGTCAAGGAATTGAAAGGCTCTTAGCGGATCAACTGGCTTTTACCTTGTCCTCGCGTCTTCCCAAACCAGGAGAATACGATGCTGCACAAGCGCAGGGGCATTCCCTAAAAGCAATTCCTGTTGCCATTGATGGTCTTGCTATTGTCGTTAACCCGAATCTTGAAGTGTCTGGATTAACGATCGCGCAACTGCAAGAGATTTATACTGGAGAGCTTAGCAATTGGCAAGAAGTGGGCGGTCCTGACGTTGCGATTATTCCGTACTCATCTCAAAACAATCAAAGTCGCATATTTTTCTCGAATCAAGTTCTCAAGGGAGAAAACTGGGGGTCAAATGTGCAATTTGTCGATCCCAAAACTTCTGTTCTTAAAACAGTTACACAAACTCCAGGGGCGGTCTATTATGCGGTTGCGTCGGAAGTCGTTTCCCAGTGTGTCGCGAAAATCCTTCCCATTGGTCGTCAACCCAACCAGTTCATTCCGCCCTACCAACCGCCAGAGGTGTCTGAAACGGCTTGTCGTGAACAAGGACAACGCAACCAACTCAATGTCACCGCCTTCCAGACGAAGAACTATCCTCTAACCCAACGTTGGTTTGTCGTGGTGAAACTGGATGGAAGGATTGACCAGCAAGCAGGAGAAACCTATGGGAAATTGCTACTCACCGAACAAGGACAAGACCTGATTCGTAGCACTGGTTTTGTCAATATTCGTTAG
- a CDS encoding DUF4189 domain-containing protein: MNRLLLLMITASSLFISASARCSEEDLAQSQSNYGAIAYSSSSDVYGRSWNYSSRQQAETRALRECQSRSAQNDCTVVTWFRDACGALATTPNNGYGGDWGNSIVAAERNALQICSQYGRNCTILTSVCSDR; this comes from the coding sequence ATGAATCGCTTATTATTGCTGATGATTACTGCAAGCTCTCTATTCATCAGTGCTTCCGCTCGCTGTTCAGAAGAGGATCTGGCTCAGAGTCAATCCAATTATGGCGCGATCGCGTATTCGTCCAGTTCTGATGTTTATGGTCGTTCTTGGAACTATTCCAGTCGTCAACAAGCCGAAACAAGGGCTTTAAGAGAATGTCAGTCGCGATCAGCACAAAATGATTGTACCGTAGTGACTTGGTTTCGCGATGCCTGTGGCGCACTTGCGACCACCCCGAATAATGGTTACGGCGGTGACTGGGGAAATAGTATCGTTGCAGCAGAACGGAATGCCCTGCAAATCTGTTCTCAATACGGGAGAAATTGTACAATCTTGACTTCTGTTTGTTCTGATCGCTGA
- a CDS encoding chemotaxis protein CheW: MNPKTEIGIAPKTEETALRAMIFAVQDRWFALPMGAVLKVSLCPPIKNNLDGGMGTVDIGKETITVIDLEEKFAPHRNYSVTRRYLILTQTRNGKCGLISESPPSMLEIPLSTIRPLPTAYRQQGELSFVSHLAVLPKTGGEETIDVFLLGVSPLLGENETRLDSPARSSQHQFMRISLETFHVLLPVGYVVKAIPFSQQALSPISQPSQGILGHYPWQGETLQLLDLNQLLGYPSLLESDPSNKPLTILIIQQQQHYLGLLVKAVRQLEWRDLQTLQPMSDHPFLQGKFDSETFLLKLSEVIK; this comes from the coding sequence ATGAATCCTAAAACTGAAATTGGTATCGCCCCCAAAACCGAAGAAACCGCCCTCCGCGCCATGATTTTCGCGGTTCAAGACCGTTGGTTTGCGCTTCCGATGGGTGCAGTCTTAAAAGTCTCTTTGTGTCCTCCCATTAAAAATAACTTAGACGGGGGAATGGGAACCGTTGACATCGGAAAGGAAACCATTACCGTTATTGACTTAGAAGAAAAATTTGCCCCTCATCGTAATTATTCCGTCACCCGACGTTATCTCATTCTCACTCAAACTCGGAATGGAAAATGTGGTTTAATTTCAGAAAGCCCCCCCTCAATGCTAGAAATTCCCTTAAGCACGATTCGTCCGCTTCCCACTGCGTATCGCCAACAGGGAGAATTATCCTTTGTCAGTCATTTGGCGGTTTTACCGAAGACAGGTGGAGAGGAAACCATTGATGTCTTTCTCTTAGGCGTGAGTCCCTTACTGGGGGAGAATGAAACCAGACTGGATTCTCCAGCGCGATCGTCCCAGCATCAGTTCATGCGGATTAGCCTAGAAACCTTTCATGTGCTGCTTCCTGTGGGATATGTGGTCAAAGCCATCCCCTTCTCTCAACAAGCCTTATCGCCAATTTCTCAGCCCTCTCAGGGCATTTTAGGACATTATCCTTGGCAAGGGGAAACCCTGCAACTCCTCGACCTGAATCAGCTTCTTGGCTATCCCTCCTTACTGGAATCCGATCCTTCCAATAAACCCCTCACAATTCTCATTATCCAACAGCAACAGCATTATCTCGGACTGTTAGTGAAAGCCGTGCGCCAACTGGAATGGCGAGATCTCCAAACCTTACAACCCATGAGTGATCATCCCTTTTTACAAGGAAAATTCGACTCAGAAACCTTTTTACTGAAACTAAGCGAAGTGATCAAGTAG
- a CDS encoding DUF2207 domain-containing protein, whose product MGFQSSLPLLERQNKLFSWFWPGLLLLLTSVLIIAIDSSHPSYAQDNSSAAKERILSYQSEILVNEDASLRVAETITVQATGDEIQRGIYRDFPLDAPFRPGKVSFEVIDVLRNGESTYYWVEERGDEKRINIYRENVELDPGTYTFTIQYTTDRQLDFSNPKTDRLYWNVTGQNWSFPIDQVRAKVLLPDEIPDESLQLKAFTGREGEKGQSYEAQRDAGGNPTFVTTRPLQVREGLSVIVEFPKGYVERPGFFERTLIAISAFFLNLMQGLMPLLPILFIVGIFLIPFLLGALSDGRPKGRRRFTSRGGSGGIGGCGGGAGGGGGAGGGGGGGAGGGGGGGGGGGA is encoded by the coding sequence ATGGGTTTTCAATCTTCTCTTCCTCTTCTTGAACGCCAAAATAAACTCTTTTCTTGGTTCTGGCCAGGTTTATTATTACTGTTGACTTCTGTTCTAATCATCGCCATTGATAGCTCTCACCCTAGTTATGCACAAGACAATTCTTCCGCAGCCAAAGAACGCATTCTCAGTTATCAAAGCGAAATTTTAGTAAATGAGGATGCAAGTTTGCGCGTTGCTGAAACCATTACTGTCCAAGCAACGGGAGATGAAATTCAACGTGGGATTTATCGCGATTTTCCACTGGATGCTCCCTTTCGTCCTGGAAAAGTTTCCTTTGAAGTGATTGATGTATTGCGGAATGGCGAATCCACCTATTACTGGGTAGAAGAGCGAGGAGATGAAAAACGCATCAATATTTATCGCGAAAATGTAGAACTTGATCCAGGAACTTATACTTTCACCATTCAATACACAACGGATCGACAACTAGATTTTTCTAACCCAAAAACGGATCGCTTGTATTGGAATGTCACTGGACAAAACTGGAGTTTTCCCATCGATCAAGTCCGAGCAAAAGTCTTATTACCTGATGAGATTCCTGATGAGAGTTTACAGTTAAAAGCCTTTACAGGAAGAGAAGGGGAAAAAGGTCAAAGTTATGAAGCTCAACGGGATGCTGGTGGGAATCCAACTTTTGTTACGACTCGCCCTTTGCAAGTAAGAGAAGGCTTAAGTGTGATTGTTGAATTTCCAAAAGGTTATGTGGAACGTCCTGGCTTTTTTGAAAGGACATTGATTGCCATTTCTGCCTTTTTCCTCAATTTAATGCAAGGGCTCATGCCTCTGCTACCTATCTTATTTATCGTCGGTATTTTCTTGATTCCTTTTCTCCTCGGTGCTCTTTCTGATGGTCGTCCCAAAGGTCGTCGTCGTTTCACGAGTCGTGGCGGTAGTGGCGGTATTGGTGGCTGTGGCGGTGGTGCAGGTGGCGGTGGCGGTGCAGGTGGCGGTGGCGGTGGCGGTGCAGGTGGCGGTGGCGGTGGCGGTGGCGGGGGTGGCGCTTAA
- a CDS encoding response regulator, translating into MTDTNNVDYHFLTEAGELLQTIEETLINLLDEKTVDRVHSLMRSAHTLKGSAAYLELETIETIAHELETVFESLYPEELELDPELNALLLDAYECLRTPLNAILSESDYDEEQVKSYAETVFSQLKEKLGDYYNNPAPPPSSEELGFDVLGSIIENSLPQDLENIEKAIQNSDTTNARELCQSQAEFLLELATSYELSGLENIARAVLTALKLYPDQTLDIAQAALTNFQEAKNAIANGDRAEGGTLNPQLQQWTQEQEKTQESAIILSETSVEPPPISLDFYESDLPPATVSRSTNPIDQILESIWSGDAEQNFKQADTASESTPPPPPKAKPTDQDQTTIRVALTRLNRLNYAIGELAIAQNQQSLQSDRAHKLSRQSRQQLRQIREQLDDIRDEVDVSSRQRQQQARKHRQTTPSSLVTQSSFDELEMDSYSSLHLMLQSLGEQINDLEDNLDDLDNFLGQSRIKIRQEKQLLSTAQDELLQARMVPLETVLNRFPPMVEQLAKTYNKPVDLNITGKDVLVDKAILEKLYDPLLHLVRNTFAHGIESSEVRQEKGKPPTGKITLSAYRQGNRTLVEIADDGKGIDWEKIRETAAKKQFFLDSDADLSELLFTPGFSTSEQANELSGRGTGLDVVRNQIHGVGGTVSLTSQRDRGTTFTLQLPLNIATARLLICEAGGRFYSLLAQKVHRMLLPKPEQVENQLLQWEEGGEPQLLPILPLNQVIHQEETFSFPQNNIPLTPFPLEPKNTVNPLLLIQTRGELLCLQVDRILVEQELVIKTLPSGPPLPDYVQGYTVLADGSLSLVVDPEAIMTETVEAQTVTHAPVKQLSPVTAETTETPPAKETKHSTVLVVEDSIVQRRSMVETLETGGYPVLQAGDGKSAIALLHKHPEVNLILCDIEMPQMNGFEFLGYCRQREELSQIPVIMLTSRSGEKHRNLASQLGAKAYLTKPCSDRALLETVANYES; encoded by the coding sequence ATGACAGATACAAATAATGTTGACTATCATTTTTTAACAGAAGCGGGAGAATTACTACAGACGATAGAAGAAACACTGATTAATTTATTAGACGAAAAAACAGTTGATCGCGTTCATTCTCTCATGCGAAGTGCTCATACCTTAAAGGGAAGTGCTGCTTATTTAGAATTAGAAACCATTGAAACGATCGCGCACGAATTAGAAACCGTTTTTGAATCCCTTTATCCTGAAGAATTAGAACTTGACCCCGAATTAAACGCGCTTTTACTCGATGCATATGAATGTTTACGAACGCCGTTAAATGCCATCTTATCCGAAAGTGACTATGATGAGGAACAAGTTAAAAGCTATGCAGAAACAGTCTTTTCTCAACTGAAAGAAAAACTAGGAGATTACTATAATAACCCTGCGCCCCCTCCCTCGTCTGAAGAGTTAGGCTTTGATGTTTTAGGGTCAATCATTGAAAATAGTTTACCGCAAGATTTAGAAAATATTGAAAAAGCAATTCAAAATAGTGATACAACAAATGCTAGAGAGTTATGTCAAAGTCAAGCAGAATTTTTATTAGAATTAGCGACAAGTTACGAACTTTCGGGGTTAGAAAATATTGCCCGTGCCGTTCTTACCGCCCTTAAATTATATCCCGATCAGACCTTAGACATTGCTCAAGCTGCATTAACTAACTTTCAGGAAGCAAAAAACGCCATTGCAAACGGCGATCGCGCGGAAGGAGGAACACTCAACCCACAACTCCAACAATGGACTCAAGAACAGGAAAAAACTCAAGAAAGTGCAATTATCCTGTCTGAAACATCTGTTGAACCGCCTCCGATTTCCTTAGACTTTTATGAAAGCGATCTTCCGCCAGCAACGGTTTCTCGCAGTACGAACCCCATTGATCAAATTCTAGAATCGATCTGGTCAGGAGATGCAGAACAGAACTTCAAACAAGCAGATACAGCCTCAGAAAGCACCCCCCCACCGCCTCCAAAAGCGAAACCCACCGATCAAGACCAAACTACGATTCGCGTCGCCTTAACCCGTTTAAACCGTCTCAATTATGCCATTGGGGAACTCGCGATCGCGCAAAATCAGCAAAGTTTACAAAGCGATCGCGCCCATAAACTCTCTCGACAATCGCGACAGCAACTGCGCCAGATTCGCGAACAACTCGATGATATCCGAGATGAAGTCGATGTCAGTTCTCGTCAGCGTCAACAGCAAGCGCGAAAACATCGTCAAACCACCCCTTCTTCCCTCGTTACCCAATCCAGCTTTGATGAACTAGAGATGGATAGCTACAGCAGTCTCCATCTGATGCTGCAATCATTAGGGGAACAAATCAACGACTTAGAAGACAATCTCGATGACTTAGACAACTTTCTCGGACAATCTCGGATTAAGATTCGCCAAGAAAAACAACTCCTCAGCACCGCCCAAGATGAACTCCTACAAGCGCGAATGGTTCCCTTAGAAACGGTGTTAAATCGCTTTCCTCCCATGGTGGAACAACTTGCTAAGACGTACAACAAACCCGTTGACTTAAATATTACGGGAAAAGACGTGCTGGTGGATAAAGCCATTTTAGAGAAACTCTATGATCCCCTACTGCATTTAGTTCGTAATACCTTCGCCCATGGGATTGAATCTTCGGAAGTGCGACAAGAAAAAGGAAAGCCCCCTACAGGAAAGATTACCCTTTCCGCGTATCGTCAAGGAAACCGTACCTTGGTTGAAATCGCCGATGATGGAAAAGGAATCGACTGGGAGAAGATTCGAGAAACCGCAGCGAAAAAACAATTCTTTCTCGACTCAGACGCAGACTTATCAGAATTACTCTTTACCCCTGGCTTTTCTACCTCGGAACAAGCGAATGAACTCTCGGGGAGAGGAACCGGTTTAGATGTGGTACGTAATCAGATTCATGGTGTGGGGGGAACCGTAAGTTTAACCTCACAGCGCGATCGCGGAACCACTTTTACCTTACAACTTCCTCTTAATATCGCCACCGCCAGACTTTTAATCTGTGAAGCAGGAGGACGTTTTTATTCCCTCCTCGCGCAAAAAGTGCATCGGATGTTACTTCCCAAACCCGAACAAGTAGAGAATCAGCTTTTACAGTGGGAGGAAGGCGGAGAACCGCAACTGCTTCCCATTCTCCCCCTCAATCAAGTGATACATCAGGAAGAGACTTTCTCTTTCCCGCAAAACAACATCCCCTTAACCCCATTTCCTCTTGAACCCAAAAACACCGTTAATCCCTTACTCTTAATTCAAACTAGAGGGGAACTGCTATGTTTACAAGTGGATCGGATTTTAGTGGAACAAGAATTAGTCATTAAAACTTTACCTTCGGGTCCCCCGCTTCCCGATTATGTACAAGGTTACACCGTCTTAGCCGATGGAAGTCTATCGCTGGTGGTCGATCCCGAAGCGATTATGACAGAGACAGTAGAAGCGCAAACCGTTACTCACGCACCCGTTAAACAACTTTCTCCCGTCACCGCAGAAACCACAGAGACACCGCCAGCCAAAGAGACAAAACATTCAACCGTGTTAGTCGTTGAAGATTCCATTGTACAACGGCGGAGTATGGTGGAAACCTTAGAAACTGGGGGTTATCCCGTTTTACAAGCAGGAGATGGCAAAAGCGCGATCGCGCTGTTACATAAACATCCCGAAGTGAACCTCATCCTCTGTGATATTGAAATGCCCCAAATGAATGGCTTTGAGTTTCTCGGCTACTGTCGGCAACGCGAGGAATTATCCCAAATTCCTGTTATTATGCTCACCTCTCGCAGTGGGGAAAAACACCGTAATCTCGCGTCACAACTCGGAGCAAAAGCCTATTTAACTAAACCATGCAGCGATCGCGCCTTACTAGAAACAGTAGCAAATTATGAATCCTAA
- a CDS encoding DUF2267 domain-containing protein, which yields MTIALREDIMYILLEKIGQSAYESNEGKEVSFTETDFAGRQITQADLLGHLDYLNQKAYIEAEFEGNAYATQEDVPDVVNPEQVEQFRVANTLGAEDGPLPHLIRFKQAKLTEKGKQMLKNMEEKKPEALERGPSTPIASENQPFLEKVKIKAGVDDIFDARDLSEVVFRSMRDLMTTEAADRVFEELKGQKAVPSDDQSLQDEISGLWKDTNPIVAFLSRVRPVLNIDDETFLFRIRQEGGLQRGIEPEVAINAVFSATKDELSQERIQEIAEALPGKIRQLWEKA from the coding sequence ATGACAATTGCTTTACGAGAAGATATCATGTATATCTTATTGGAGAAAATCGGTCAGTCTGCTTACGAAAGCAATGAAGGGAAAGAAGTTTCTTTTACAGAAACCGACTTTGCTGGGCGACAAATTACGCAAGCCGATCTTCTTGGTCACTTAGATTATCTCAATCAAAAAGCATATATCGAGGCGGAATTTGAAGGGAATGCTTATGCGACTCAAGAAGATGTTCCTGATGTGGTCAATCCAGAACAAGTAGAACAATTTCGGGTTGCTAATACTCTCGGCGCAGAAGATGGTCCTCTTCCCCATTTAATTCGATTTAAACAAGCTAAACTAACAGAAAAAGGAAAACAAATGTTAAAGAATATGGAAGAAAAGAAACCTGAGGCTTTAGAAAGAGGACCCTCCACTCCCATTGCTTCTGAAAACCAACCCTTCTTAGAAAAAGTCAAAATTAAAGCTGGTGTTGATGACATTTTTGATGCCAGAGATTTATCGGAAGTGGTGTTTCGGAGTATGCGTGACTTAATGACAACAGAAGCAGCAGACCGTGTTTTTGAAGAGTTGAAAGGACAAAAGGCTGTTCCCAGTGATGATCAATCTTTGCAAGATGAAATTTCTGGTCTCTGGAAAGATACTAACCCGATTGTTGCCTTTTTAAGCCGAGTTCGTCCTGTTCTCAATATTGATGACGAAACGTTTTTATTCCGCATTCGTCAAGAAGGAGGACTACAACGGGGCATTGAACCCGAAGTTGCGATTAATGCTGTTTTTTCTGCAACCAAAGATGAATTATCTCAAGAACGGATTCAGGAAATTGCTGAAGCCTTACCTGGGAAAATTCGCCAGCTTTGGGAAAAGGCTTAA
- a CDS encoding DNA phosphorothioation-associated putative methyltransferase — translation MTQLDRVTWVNEIVQGSQESPVGKHLPNAFYVHLSALSVLPPQLQAYEQKARTSVAQDIVKATLIKFNCTDPKVSYLFYPTFDHEAHPPLQASLQVDLRTLEVSYRSYHEATNPPILHRKEAFVTPDYPRYQEFVQLTQQEMELGLLSQARYIGTKREWEQRLRDRAVEINDHQVICHDTPPPAKKPKIERHKAAIVRHQLSRPVRVALEAELFTAETTFFDYGCGHGGDLQRIQEQGYNSQGWDPYYCPNTPLVEADIVNLGYVINVIEDTQERREALLSAWQLTRKVLIVSAQVLINDSAKGQVAYGDGIITRRHTFQKYYEQEELKAYIDQVLEVDAVPIGLGIYLVFRDQTQAETFRASQFRSHATTPRLRQRVRRFEDYQVLLTPLMDFMTERGRLPAKGELAEEPQIKAELGGLRRAFRVILQATNQEDWNAIAQQRTEELKLYLATALLTHRPKLKDFSPTIQQDIKGLFGTFKHACAEAEAMLFTLGDQAVIEEKIKQSAVGLKLGKSLLVHLSSLEELDPLLRLYEACASRTIGRLEAVTVIQFYIGKPKIAYLSYPQFDSDPHPPLQAKMEINLGDLNVHYTEYDQTNPLLLHQKEKLVSPEYPLYDKFARLTKKERDWGLLDDLKTIRDRRGWLKCLEEHGAELKGYQLRWRKDIDPYRLKILKNQVQQRRRTQIQSDSESEP, via the coding sequence ATGACTCAACTGGATCGGGTAACTTGGGTAAATGAGATTGTACAAGGGTCTCAAGAAAGTCCGGTGGGAAAACATCTTCCCAATGCTTTCTATGTTCATCTCAGTGCCTTATCTGTTCTTCCGCCACAGCTACAAGCCTACGAGCAAAAAGCTCGGACATCGGTTGCTCAAGATATTGTTAAAGCAACCCTGATTAAGTTTAACTGCACCGATCCCAAGGTGTCTTACCTGTTTTATCCCACCTTTGATCATGAAGCCCATCCCCCGCTACAAGCAAGTTTGCAAGTGGACTTACGAACCTTAGAGGTGAGTTATCGCAGCTACCATGAAGCAACGAATCCTCCGATTTTGCATCGGAAAGAAGCCTTTGTGACTCCTGATTATCCCCGTTATCAAGAATTTGTGCAATTGACTCAACAGGAAATGGAATTGGGGCTACTGAGTCAGGCGCGTTATATTGGCACAAAACGGGAGTGGGAACAACGATTGCGCGATCGCGCGGTGGAAATCAATGATCATCAAGTGATTTGTCATGACACCCCACCCCCTGCCAAGAAACCAAAAATCGAACGCCACAAAGCAGCGATCGTTCGTCATCAACTGTCCCGTCCAGTGCGGGTTGCTCTGGAAGCGGAGCTTTTCACGGCAGAAACAACCTTTTTCGACTACGGCTGCGGACACGGGGGAGATCTTCAACGGATTCAGGAACAAGGATATAACAGTCAGGGTTGGGATCCCTACTACTGTCCCAACACCCCTTTAGTGGAAGCCGATATTGTCAACTTGGGATATGTCATTAACGTTATTGAAGATACTCAAGAACGACGGGAAGCCCTTTTAAGCGCTTGGCAGTTAACACGGAAAGTGTTGATTGTTTCGGCGCAAGTCTTAATTAATGATTCCGCAAAGGGACAAGTGGCGTATGGCGATGGCATCATTACCCGTCGCCATACCTTTCAAAAATACTACGAACAGGAAGAACTGAAAGCCTATATCGATCAAGTGTTAGAGGTGGATGCGGTTCCCATTGGTTTAGGGATCTATCTGGTGTTTCGAGATCAAACGCAAGCGGAAACCTTCCGTGCCAGTCAGTTTCGTTCTCACGCCACCACTCCCCGTTTACGACAGCGAGTGCGTCGCTTTGAAGACTATCAAGTCTTATTAACCCCGTTGATGGATTTTATGACAGAACGGGGACGCTTACCCGCCAAAGGAGAATTAGCAGAAGAACCTCAAATCAAAGCCGAACTGGGAGGGTTACGGAGAGCCTTTCGCGTGATTTTACAAGCAACGAACCAAGAAGACTGGAACGCGATCGCGCAACAACGGACAGAAGAGTTAAAGTTATATTTAGCCACAGCATTACTCACCCATCGTCCGAAACTGAAAGATTTTTCCCCCACGATTCAGCAAGATATCAAAGGGCTGTTTGGAACGTTTAAACACGCTTGTGCGGAAGCAGAAGCGATGCTGTTTACTCTTGGCGACCAAGCCGTGATTGAAGAGAAGATTAAACAGAGTGCAGTGGGGTTAAAACTCGGTAAAAGTTTACTGGTTCATCTTAGCAGCTTAGAGGAACTTGACCCTTTACTGCGTCTCTATGAAGCCTGTGCTAGTCGTACGATTGGACGCTTGGAAGCAGTAACTGTCATTCAGTTTTATATTGGTAAACCCAAAATTGCTTACTTGTCCTATCCTCAATTTGACAGCGATCCTCATCCGCCATTACAAGCAAAAATGGAAATCAATTTAGGGGATCTCAATGTTCATTACACCGAATACGATCAAACCAATCCCCTGCTCCTCCATCAGAAAGAGAAACTGGTGAGTCCGGAGTATCCCCTTTACGACAAATTTGCACGGTTGACGAAAAAAGAGAGAGACTGGGGACTTTTGGATGATTTGAAAACGATTCGCGATCGTCGAGGCTGGTTAAAATGTTTAGAAGAACATGGTGCAGAGTTGAAAGGCTATCAATTACGTTGGCGTAAAGATATCGATCCCTATCGCCTGAAGATCTTAAAAAACCAAGTTCAACAACGACGGCGCACCCAAATCCAGTCCGATTCCGAGAGTGAACCCTAA